GTTAGCTGGCACTTTACCTGGTTGGTCAACTCGGCGACCCATATCTGGGGCTACCGTCGGTTCGACACCCGAGATGATTCGCGAAACAATATCCTGGTGGCCGCAGTCACCTTTGGCGAAGGCTGGCATAATAATCATCACGCTTTCGCACGTTCGGCAAAGCACGGTTTTACGTGGAAGGAATTTGACATCAACTGGTATCAAATTCAGCTTTTTGAGAAACTCGGTTTGATCAGCAATGTTTACGCCTACGACCTGAAGACCCAATCCGAGGCGCCAAAGGAAGTCCTAAAAGCCGCATAAACAATAGAAAACCTCAAAACGGAAAATGGAAAGTGAACCTGAGGGTTTCAATTTTCCATTTTCCGTTCTACATTTTGAGTAGCTATGCGCCGGCGTAAGACAGCTATTTTCTTTCTCGTACTCGGTATCGTCCTGTCGGTATTGGCGGTCGCGCTCAATATCGGGTGGATCATCCTGAATGTCCGCGAGGTCGTTCTGCTAGTGCTCGGGATCATATTTTTTGCCCTGATCATCACTGGACTGATCCTCAATACGATATTTCTCGTCCGCGAGATCCGCCGTAACGAGCAGCACGACGCCTTTCTCAATGCTGTCACCCACGAGCTAAAAACGCCCATTGCCTCGATCAAGCTCTACCTCGAGACGCTCAAGACTCGCGAACTGACCAAGGAAAAACGCGAAGAGTTTTACGACATAATGCTGTCGGATAATAAGCGCCTGCTGAACACGGTCGAACAGGTCCTACAGGCTAGCCGGACGCGTGAAAAGAGCCGACCGATGAATCTCGCTGAGATCGACCTGGGCGAATTGATCGTCGAAGCGATCGCGACGATCCGCAACCAGCGTCATCTCGGTGAGAGTGATATTCGCTTTACGGGTCCGAGCGAGTCGGTCAAGGTGCTCGGTGACCGTTTAGAACTGCATACCGCGATCGTAAACCTGCTCGAAAACGCCTTTAAGTACTCAGGGGCCGAGCCAAGAGTCTCGATCCGGCTCAAACCCGCCAGCAAGAATAAAGCTGAGATCTATGTCCGCGATAACGGCATCGGCATCGCCCGCAGCGACCTCAAGCGCATCTTCAAACGCTTTTACCGCGTACCGAATGCGTCGGTCGATGCCGCCAAAGGCACCGGCCTCGGCCTCGCCATCGTTCGCTCGATCGTCGAAAAACACGGCGGCCGCATCCGCGCCCAAAGCAAAGGCGAGGGCAAAGGTTCAACATTTATAATTCAATTGCCCAGGAATAGGGCCTGATCTAAAGCGGCCACGACCCTGTGTAAGCGAGGTCGGCGGAGCCTGTTAGGACTATTTCGTTGTCGTCGCGCCAGGTAACGCCGGTTTTGCCGCCGGGGCTCTCGACTGTCACATCGTGGCCGGTCTTACCGGTAAATGCGCAGAGCACGGCTGCACTGGCCGAACACGTTCCTGACGCCGAGGTTTCGCCAACGCCTCGTTCCCATATGCGAAGCTCGATATTCGCTCGGTCGTGTACCTTTACAAAAACGATATTGGCACGCTCGGGAAACAATGGATGGCTCTCCATCTCGCGGCCGACATCGCGCCAGTCAAAATCAAAGTTTTCTACGAAGATACACGCAACGGGATTGCCGACATTGATGGCCGAAACCAATATTGCCTGATCGCCGAGGACTACTTCGCGGTCGATCACTGAGTGGATCAGTTCGTCGGACGCAAATGGCACCTCGCGACTGGTAAAGTGCGGTATGCCGATCTCGGCCGTAAATTCAAAATGGCCCGCCGCCGACTCGAGCAGGTGAAAGCGCTTGATGCCGCTGCGCGTCCGCAGGCGTAGGTCGTCTGCCTCCCAATTTCCGGAATGATGCAGAAACGCTACCGCGCACCGGGTGCCATTACCGGAAAATCCGGCGATCGATCCATCCGGATTGACGATCTCGCAATTATAGTCGGCATCGACACCGTCGAGTCGCTCGAGTACCGCGATACCGTCCGCACCTGCTCCGGTATGCCGATCGCAGATCGCCGCCGCAAGCGTTGAAAGATCCGTGCCCGCCGTGAGCGAAGAGCCCTCGATGACAATGTAATCGTTTCCAAAACCGTGAAATTTACTAAAGTTGAGAGTGTTCATTAATGTTTTGTTATCTTAATTGGGGCCGTTGCCGTTTTCAATAAGGTTCTTAAAATGCCGTCTTACTGCCGTTTGACAGGTGTGATCTTGAGCGGAACGGTCTCGTCGCCGCGCTTCACCACGACATCGTAAACTTCACCGGCCTTCATCGTACCCATCACGAACATATAGTCCTGCGTGTTACGTACGTCGCGGCCGTTAAGCTTGACGATCTTGTCGCCCGTTTTGATGCCGGCGGCCGATGCCGGGGAATTGTCGCGAATACCGTCGACAACCATTCCGTCGTCGCTATCACCGTACCCGGGGATCGTGCCGAGCGTGATCGAAATGCCGCCGCGGCCGCCGCCCGGTGCTGCTGCCGATTTGGCGACCGTGTATGTCGGCCGCACCGCATTCTGATCGACCGCATTCACCAGGTCGGCGACGAATGTGTTGATGCGTTTGATACCTGCATAATTGATCTTGTCGGCCGTATCCGAAGGCTTGTGATAGTCGAGATGCGTGCCGGTAAAAAAGAATAATACCGGCACCTTCTTACCGTAAAATGAAGCGTGGTCCGACGGCCCGTAACCGTCGTCACTCAACACGAGATTAAATTTGCCGCCGACTCCGCTTGCCGCATCCGACAGCATCTCGTTATGCTTCTTAACGAGGTCGTTCCATTCACTGGCCGAGCCCATACCGCCAACATTAAGCTTGCCCTCATTCAATCGTCCGACCATATCCAGATTAAACATCGCGACCGATTTATCAAGCGGATATACTGGATTATTTGCGTAGAATTTAGACCCCAGCAAACCCTCTTCTTCACCACTGAAGGACATAAAGATGATCGTCCGTTTATTTTTCTTAACCGCCGAGAATTGCCGAGCTAGCTCTAGCAATGCGGATGTCCCCGACGCGTTGTCGTCCGCTCCGTGGTGGACCTCCATTGAGTTTGGAGCCAGACTGCCCTGCCCGCCACGTCCGAGATGGTCGTAGTGAGCTCCAATGATAATGTACTCGCCCTTCAGCACCGGATCAGTGCCGGGCAGCACTCCGATTATGTTGTAGGCGGGCGATGTCTTTTTTACAAGATTTACCTTGTAGCTCACCATCGGACGCGTGTCCGGGATCTTTACGTTGACCTTAACCGACGTATCCTTGCGCATCGCGGTCAAGCCCTCGATAGTCTTGAGTTCGTCAGCACTGACGCCGAGTATGTTTTCGGCAGTGTTTCGCGAAATTATAAACGTTGGGATCGCTGCCTCGCCGGTGGTTTGGTCGTACTTGAGCTGGGTTAACTTGTCGTCCTCAAACTTCGACTCGCGTGAGATGATAAGCATACCGACCGCCCCGTGATCCTTGGCGATCAATGCCTTGGTGAGCGGGTTCATTCGGCCGAACGCGCTCTGCGGATTGTCATTATCCGGATTGCCGTCGAAAACAATGACGATCTTGCCCTTGACGTCCACATCGACACCGTTCGGTTTGTA
This is a stretch of genomic DNA from Chloracidobacterium sp.. It encodes these proteins:
- a CDS encoding ATP-binding protein, whose product is MRRRKTAIFFLVLGIVLSVLAVALNIGWIILNVREVVLLVLGIIFFALIITGLILNTIFLVREIRRNEQHDAFLNAVTHELKTPIASIKLYLETLKTRELTKEKREEFYDIMLSDNKRLLNTVEQVLQASRTREKSRPMNLAEIDLGELIVEAIATIRNQRHLGESDIRFTGPSESVKVLGDRLELHTAIVNLLENAFKYSGAEPRVSIRLKPASKNKAEIYVRDNGIGIARSDLKRIFKRFYRVPNASVDAAKGTGLGLAIVRSIVEKHGGRIRAQSKGEGKGSTFIIQLPRNRA
- a CDS encoding M28 family peptidase, with translation MKRHLFGLFLVLTLVCSVAGQKAQAVKTDVIDANLRKHVGYLASDKLEGRRTGEPGATVAAGYVTNQFAALKLKPGFKTATGKTNFMQPFQYVTGVEMGRTGNEFTLELTQKDGKRIKVENLVPARPVGFSPNGSSPAVSVVFAGFGITSAELKYDDYKPNGVDVDVKGKIVIVFDGNPDNDNPQSAFGRMNPLTKALIAKDHGAVGMLIISRESKFEDDKLTQLKYDQTTGEAAIPTFIISRNTAENILGVSADELKTIEGLTAMRKDTSVKVNVKIPDTRPMVSYKVNLVKKTSPAYNIIGVLPGTDPVLKGEYIIIGAHYDHLGRGGQGSLAPNSMEVHHGADDNASGTSALLELARQFSAVKKNKRTIIFMSFSGEEEGLLGSKFYANNPVYPLDKSVAMFNLDMVGRLNEGKLNVGGMGSASEWNDLVKKHNEMLSDAASGVGGKFNLVLSDDGYGPSDHASFYGKKVPVLFFFTGTHLDYHKPSDTADKINYAGIKRINTFVADLVNAVDQNAVRPTYTVAKSAAAPGGGRGGISITLGTIPGYGDSDDGMVVDGIRDNSPASAAGIKTGDKIVKLNGRDVRNTQDYMFVMGTMKAGEVYDVVVKRGDETVPLKITPVKRQ
- the dapF gene encoding diaminopimelate epimerase; its protein translation is MNTLNFSKFHGFGNDYIVIEGSSLTAGTDLSTLAAAICDRHTGAGADGIAVLERLDGVDADYNCEIVNPDGSIAGFSGNGTRCAVAFLHHSGNWEADDLRLRTRSGIKRFHLLESAAGHFEFTAEIGIPHFTSREVPFASDELIHSVIDREVVLGDQAILVSAINVGNPVACIFVENFDFDWRDVGREMESHPLFPERANIVFVKVHDRANIELRIWERGVGETSASGTCSASAAVLCAFTGKTGHDVTVESPGGKTGVTWRDDNEIVLTGSADLAYTGSWPL